In one window of Solanum pennellii chromosome 2, SPENNV200 DNA:
- the LOC114075991 gene encoding uncharacterized protein LOC114075991, producing the protein MGGVAEDGVGVSGNYGEHQVANDVGDVAEDGVGVSVNEGKQQVNATPKDGDAHQSHQDLNEPIMDQDGDDNVQHNIPHVLHDKTTMDASKSSTLTTILPSTQAAIDELIKDLGKDPTNARPLYSYNPQNITSNQYLLTDSQLPTDIPITDIGASRNIQSPYCTSFGSS; encoded by the exons ATGGGTGGTGTAGCTGAGGATGGTGTTGGTGTTTCTGGTAACTATGGTGAACATCAAGTCGCCAACGATGTGGGGGATGTCGCTGAGGATGGTGTTGGCGTTTCTGTTAACGAGGGTAAACAGCAAGTCAATGCTACTCCAAAG GATGGTGACGCACATCAATCGCACCAAGATTTAAATGAACCTATCATGGATCAAGATGGTGATGACAATGTTCAACACAACATCCCTCACGTTTTGCACGATAAAACAACAATGGATGCATCG AAATCTTCCACTTTAACAACAATATTGCCATCAACTCAAGCAGCAATAGATGAACTTATCAAAGATTTGGGAAAAGATCCTACTAATGCTAGACCATTGTATTCTTACAATCCACAGAATATAACTAGCAACCAGTACTTGTTGACCGATAGTCAATTACCCACTGACATTCCAATAACTGATATTGGAGCCTCAAGAAATATTCAATCTCCATATTGtacttcttttgggtcaagctag
- the LOC114075992 gene encoding uncharacterized protein LOC114075992 — protein sequence MFEEIRVKMMKRIGDWREFSNTWITDISPMSLKILQENIQKSMQCNLTWNGERGFEIKHHGFTHTVDIVNRRCSCRSWQLRGIPCPHGVAALHYKNLEPIHYVASCYSKETYLSTYAHFIQPMNNMKMWSTSNNPIVKPPKIRKLPGRPVKVRRKEADESRKTGKLSKRGKKYWSKSVI from the exons ATGTTTGAGGAGATAAGGGTGAAGATGATGAAAAGAATTGGTGATTGGAGAGAGTTTTCAAACACTTGGATCACTGATATATCTCCTATGTCTTTGAAGATTTTGcaagaaaacattcaaaagtCTATGCAATGTAACTTGACTTGGAATGGAGAAAGAGGTTTTGAGATTAAACACCATGGGTTTACACACACTGTGGACATTGTTAATAGGAGGTGTAGTTGCAGATCCTGGCAGCTTAGGGGAATTCCTTGTCCTCATGGTGTTGCTGCCCTTCATTACAAAAACTTGGAACCAATCCATTATGTGGCTAGCTGTTATAGCAAGGAAACCTACCTCAGCACATATGCCCATTTTATTCAGCCAATGAATAACATGAAAATGTGGTCAACCTCAAATAATCCAATTGTAAAGCCACCAAAGATCAGAAAGTTGCCTGGAAGACCAGTTAAGGTTAGAAGAAAGGAAGCAGATGAAAGCAGAAAAACTGGAAAGTTGAGCAAAAGAG GCAAGAAGTACTGGTCCAAGTCAGTCATCTGA